The sequence TGGGCGTGGTGAAGGGGGAGCCGGTCCTCACTGACGTGACCCTGAAGGACGCCAAGGCCTCCGGGGTCCACGGCGAGTTCGACGAGGTCATCGGCACTGGCATGTTCGCGGTCGGCCTCGACCCCCAGCGCATGGGCGACCGGCTCAGGGGCGAGCTGTCCCGGGCCGATCTCATCATCGCCAAGGGCATGGCCAACTTCGAGTCCCTGTCTGATTCCGCCTACCGCCCCATCGCCTACCTCATGCGGGCGAAGTGCCATCCCGTGGCCAGGGCGGTGGGTGCCAGGAAGGGGGACAACGTGGCCAAGCTGGTGTGCTAGACCCCGCCATTTAATATATCGGCGCCTCCATTTTGAGACCTGGGGCGGGATGCACCGCACCTTTCCCAAGGTGGCGGCCCCCGACGGTGGAGCGGGGCCGAGAAGCTGATGACGATGAACGACCGGATACAAGCAGTCATACTGGCCGGCGGCGAGGGCACCAGGCTGCGGCCGTTGACCAACACCAGGCCCAAGCCGCTGCTGCCCATTCTGGGCAGGCCGTGCGTGGAGTACGTCATCAGGTCCCTGGCCGACGCCGACGCGGCCAAGGTTTACCTGACCTGCGGCTATCGCTCCCAGGACATGCTCGACGCTCTGGGCGACGGCCGCCGGTTCGGGGTGGACCTGGAGTTCGCCCTGGAGGACCAGCCGGCCGGCACCGCCGGGGCGGTGAAGCTGCTGGAGGACAAGCTGGACGGCACCTTCGTGGTGGCTAGCGGCGACGTGCTTGCCGACGTGGACATACGCTCCCTGGTGGAAGCGCACCGCCGGAAGAAGGCGGTGGCCACCATGGCCCTGACCACCGTGGACCGCCCCGAGGAGTTCGGCATCGTGGGCCTGGACGACGACGGCAGGATCGTCCGGTTCAAGGAGAAGCCCCGGACCGAGGAGGTGTTCTCCAACCTCATCAACGCCGGGATATACGTCCTGGAGAAGGAGGCCCTGGACCACGTCCCCGAAGGGGAGAAGTTCGACTTCTCCAAGCAGCTGTTCCCCCGCCTGCTAGAGCTGGGGAGGCCGATCTACGGCTCCAAGATTGAGGGGCTGTGGAAGGACATCGGCCGGCCCCGGGACCTGCTGGACGCCAACGTGCGCATGGCCGAGCGGAAGGGGCAGGCCATCAAGGTGGACGGGGCCAAGAGCACCGGCCGCATCGTGGGGGCCGATTTCACCGCCAGAGGGAGCGAGGTCCGCGGGCCCGCGTACGTGGGCAGCAAGACCGTGCTGGGAAAAGGCTCGCTCCTCGACCGCAGCGCGGTGGGCGGCGCCGTGGAAGTGGGCGCCGGCACCACGATATCTGACTCCTTCGTAATGGGCGGGTGCGTCCTGGGCGAGGGCTGCGAGATAAAGGGCAGCTTGCTGGGCGAAGGGTGCACCATCGGGCCGGGGGCCAGGATCATGGACAGCGTCCTGGGGGACAGGGTGCGCCTGGACGCCTCCTCCGTGGTCGAGAACAGGACCCTGGAGTAAGCTCTGGCGTACCGGGCCGATGGCGGGACGCCATCTTCTCTATGCTATCATCAGAGATGTCCCTGACATGCACGCCGCGGAGGCGCGCTGATGCCGGTTATACCATCGGCAGCCGCCGTTCCGGCGGGAGCGGGGCTCAGGCCCTGATCCTCATGAAGACCTCCCTGGCCCTCTCGATGTTGTCGACGGCCACCGCGATCTCCTCCACTGAGGAGCCGGTGTTGCCCAGGATGTACATGGACTCGATATTCAGGCCGGCCTTGGAAAGTGACCTGGCGAGCTTGGCCAGCTCGCCCGGGCGATCGGGAAGGGACACCACCTCGACGGGCCTCTCGGAGAACTCCAGCTTGGCCGCCTTCAGCGCGCTCCTGGCGCTGGCCTCGTCATCGGTCACCACCCTTATGATGGGCTGGGGAGCGCCCATGTCGGTCGAGATCCCTCGGATGTTGACCGAGTTCTTGGACAGGACCTCGGCGATCCGTGCAACATCACCCGGCTTGTTCTGAACACGTATCTCGAACTGCAGTGTCATCGATTGAGAATAGATGTCACGCCTATCGGTAAATACATGCGCATAACGGACCCTCGCCTCCCGGCGGGACCAGGAAGATAAATATTAGTGGCGCGCCGCCTTACGCTCTACGCCGGAGGAAGGTGAATGAGAGCAGTGCTGCTTACCAGGAGGCTGGACGACAAGCCCACCAACGGGTTCGAGCGATATGCCCATAACCTGTACTATGGGCTCAGGTCCCTCGGGGCCGACGTGGGACTGATCAACCAGGACTCCCCCCTGCCGGTGCGCCCCTCGAGCTCGCTGATCAGCCCGCCCTACTACGACATCATCCTGCCGCTGCTGAGGCTGCCGAGGAAGATGTTCCGGGCCGACCTCTACCACGCCCTCACCGATTCCCAGGCGGTCCTCTTCCCCTTCCTGAAGGGCAAGAAGGTGGTGACCATACACCACGTGGACCTTACTCCCCCCGGCTCGCCCTCCGAGGCTGTCTTCAGGCGGTTCTACACTCTCGGCACCGAG comes from Methanomassiliicoccus luminyensis B10 and encodes:
- a CDS encoding sugar phosphate nucleotidyltransferase, producing MNDRIQAVILAGGEGTRLRPLTNTRPKPLLPILGRPCVEYVIRSLADADAAKVYLTCGYRSQDMLDALGDGRRFGVDLEFALEDQPAGTAGAVKLLEDKLDGTFVVASGDVLADVDIRSLVEAHRRKKAVATMALTTVDRPEEFGIVGLDDDGRIVRFKEKPRTEEVFSNLINAGIYVLEKEALDHVPEGEKFDFSKQLFPRLLELGRPIYGSKIEGLWKDIGRPRDLLDANVRMAERKGQAIKVDGAKSTGRIVGADFTARGSEVRGPAYVGSKTVLGKGSLLDRSAVGGAVEVGAGTTISDSFVMGGCVLGEGCEIKGSLLGEGCTIGPGARIMDSVLGDRVRLDASSVVENRTLE